The following are encoded together in the Methanosarcina flavescens genome:
- a CDS encoding YbjQ family protein, translating to MTNDIIIVSTPYLPGYKITKTIGFTWGLIVRSRGLGRNITAGLRSIIGGEIHEYTELLNQSREQALDRLKEHAKALGANAVINVQFDSSEMGQAMTELLAYGTAVVVEKEETQANPVRLS from the coding sequence ATGACCAACGATATCATTATTGTAAGTACACCGTACTTACCAGGTTACAAAATCACAAAGACAATTGGATTTACGTGGGGCTTAATCGTGAGGAGCCGTGGGCTCGGGCGAAACATAACTGCTGGACTACGGTCAATTATCGGCGGCGAGATCCACGAGTATACAGAACTCCTGAACCAGTCCCGTGAACAGGCACTTGACCGATTAAAGGAACATGCAAAAGCCCTTGGGGCGAACGCAGTAATAAACGTACAGTTTGATTCTTCAGAGATGGGTCAGGCAATGACCGAGCTGCTCGCATATGGTACAGCGGTCGTGGTTGAGAAGGAAGAAACTCAAGCAAATCCAGTGCGGCTCAGTTGA
- a CDS encoding LURP-one-related/scramblase family protein, which translates to MRRIMGGLRGRGEESIQRYKMHEKLVTIGDDYWIENEAGEQAFYVDGKALRIRDTLIIKDVQGNELYKLKEKLLRIKDTMDIEDGDGKTAATIKKALITPLRDRFKVEVSNGPEMDIQGNILDHEYKIESEGRKIAEVSKKWFRLRDTYGVEVSPRQDAALILAIAAALDQMVHD; encoded by the coding sequence ATGAGGCGAATCATGGGCGGTCTCAGGGGCCGTGGAGAAGAAAGCATACAACGCTACAAAATGCACGAAAAACTCGTTACCATCGGAGACGACTACTGGATAGAAAATGAAGCTGGGGAGCAGGCATTCTATGTTGATGGTAAAGCTCTCCGGATTCGCGACACTCTGATCATCAAAGATGTGCAGGGAAATGAATTGTATAAACTCAAGGAGAAGCTTCTCAGGATAAAGGATACGATGGACATCGAGGATGGGGATGGAAAAACAGCCGCAACAATTAAAAAAGCCCTGATTACACCTCTCCGAGACCGATTTAAAGTTGAAGTCTCAAATGGGCCTGAAATGGATATTCAGGGAAATATTCTGGATCACGAGTATAAGATTGAGTCTGAAGGGAGGAAGATTGCAGAAGTCTCAAAAAAGTGGTTCCGCCTACGGGATACCTATGGAGTGGAGGTTTCCCCAAGACAGGACGCTGCCCTGATCCTGGCAATTGCTGCAGCACTTGACCAGATGGTGCATGACTGA
- a CDS encoding YqhA family protein, translating to MVKPVKCVAEKIGKFVAGMRFFVLVPIIGLAIAAVVLFVKGSIELFYFINELIYGIERTEIEISIIVEIVEIVHLFLVGTVLFITSLGFYELLIQPLALSPWLQTHNIEELELNLVGLTIVVVAVNFLSVIFDKNDSNLAVYGLGYALPIAALAYFMKVRSGIAKQTS from the coding sequence ATGGTCAAACCAGTTAAGTGTGTTGCAGAAAAAATAGGTAAATTTGTTGCTGGGATGCGGTTCTTCGTACTTGTTCCGATCATCGGGCTGGCTATCGCGGCTGTTGTGCTGTTTGTCAAAGGTAGCATAGAACTCTTCTATTTCATAAACGAACTGATTTACGGAATAGAGAGAACAGAAATAGAGATAAGTATCATTGTTGAAATAGTAGAGATTGTTCATCTCTTCCTGGTAGGCACAGTGCTCTTTATCACATCACTTGGGTTTTATGAATTGCTTATTCAGCCTCTTGCTTTATCTCCATGGCTGCAAACACATAACATTGAAGAACTGGAGTTAAACCTTGTAGGGCTCACTATTGTCGTGGTCGCAGTAAATTTCTTAAGTGTTATATTTGATAAAAATGATAGTAACCTTGCTGTTTACGGGCTAGGCTATGCCCTGCCCATTGCAGCTCTGGCTTATTTCATGAAAGTGCGTTCAGGCATAGCTAAGCAGACTAGCTAA
- a CDS encoding DUF3320 domain-containing protein, giving the protein MANIEKELDLLRQNLLDLSLRNNLVNYRVSKSQTLPIIDEHPREIYNIFVLQEKSMKFLPAKNQDSNTLKTDSEAVDNADIKWAPIINEDEEPENYFDNYLNTPYEPEELEKRLFYIANKANSVFEEQGYPVLYLALGFLNWTESKDSNIIHKAPLILVPVELKRPGVGRKFTLKWTGDDIFTSITLQAKLAEQGVELPEFEMPDEKTGIDVYFQSVVNAISEKENWKVLSEISLDFFNFKKFVMYKDLDPAAWHGDLSPANHPLMEQIFNPKSDPRNLQSFSENDVDIKLSAKDTYHIMDADSSQIAVIEDVKAGKNLVVEGPPGTGKSQTIANIIAELLVQGKSVLFISEKMAALQVVKTRIDNTGLGDLCLEIHSNKAKKKEVLVELERTLNKPPIKPVNIDQEINKLEQLKSELNEYAKALHEPIGRRGISLYNLYGLREEVRLYFIKMSRSMPRIEFPNPNEWNNDQWDKAILTLEKLTSLLPSIKTVLFNPWRGCEPDDLLHSDIEEFNKLINETLRSITDIESSIKKIVNLTGADTPLSESQLIHLIDAAKIVVSMPQIDEEVLKNPEWNSTNKDAEELIAKLGKYQELNSIVQEKFKSSILEFDISSFKSLSSKFLKFLSPKYKRTKREIQSYYNSKPPSDDIKILEDLHYVSELRLTTEEFKSLQSKGKKFFGIYWNNEKTDPRSLEDLSKDIISFRKCVLKGTLSENACEVISKGSNREDLNLAINRIQQINAKLVDQQNSLFKLINPNFETVFGKSFDDVTFEDLTNKLNSWKYEKSSLILWSHFINHKKQCLHTVAAPLIHLIENDEIVAEDLVYAFKGNYVDSLMRIIFREKKFLPEFVKELQDNKINKFKEIDKRVIYLNRQRIAYEAYCHRPNLSSGASKDSEAGILLKEFTRKRGHLPIRKLMTKAGGLIQKIKPCFMMSPLSVAQYLDPSTTKFDVIIFDEASQVKPEDAIGALLRGNQAVVMGDSRQLPPTSFFDHVADTLDLDPDEDSNYKDTESILNMCKRSFPSKSLLWHYRSRHESLIAVSNHEFYDNRLYIYPSPMHDSENLGLKLIHLPETVYDRGKTGTNLGEARAVAESVLDHYRRFPSKSIGVGTFNTKQQQAIIEQIDLLLRRNPEIEQFFTNEKGENFFVKNIETIQGDERDIIFISIGFGFDSYHKLSRSFGALNQEGGERRLNVLISRAREKCIVFSNFTAKDLNIDGSASVGLKALKTFLEYAETKNLNPISGPGEDSDSPFEDSVYEFLRDNGYEVHKQVGCAAYRIDLAIVDQRNHGRYLIGIECDGAQYHSSPVARDRDRLRQQRLEELGWKIYRIWSTDWYRHPVESGKKLLEAIENTKLSKMAEKSSQKNNSVTYQDKIRNNEKTNVINCFTSQNETLGKPQNEIQEYKICPLTDISKDFSELYEFQLEEIITKIVKFEGPIHSDELIQRIKVHFRIARVGNVIKNKIQSAIKSAEKSKKILVRDDFLWPDFEPDSLLRKRCGDTSVKIEWICDEEITQAVFFVLHNQYSTAQEDLIVQTARFLGIKVIRKNAKDKINNIIESLIQDNRLTKLPNNMIYFKELVIAK; this is encoded by the coding sequence ATGGCGAATATAGAAAAAGAATTAGATCTCTTGCGTCAAAATCTTTTAGATCTTTCTCTAAGAAATAACTTAGTCAACTATAGGGTATCAAAAAGTCAAACTTTACCGATAATAGATGAACATCCTCGTGAAATTTACAATATATTTGTCCTTCAAGAAAAGTCGATGAAGTTTTTACCAGCTAAAAATCAGGATTCTAACACATTAAAAACTGATTCTGAGGCAGTTGATAATGCAGATATTAAATGGGCTCCAATAATTAATGAGGATGAAGAGCCAGAGAATTATTTTGACAATTACCTTAATACTCCTTATGAACCTGAAGAGCTTGAAAAACGTCTATTCTACATAGCTAATAAAGCTAATTCAGTATTTGAAGAACAAGGATATCCAGTACTATATCTTGCCCTTGGTTTTCTAAATTGGACAGAGAGCAAAGATTCAAATATCATTCATAAAGCTCCCCTAATTCTTGTTCCAGTCGAACTTAAACGTCCGGGAGTCGGACGTAAATTTACGCTAAAATGGACTGGAGATGATATTTTTACGTCAATTACCTTGCAGGCAAAACTTGCCGAACAAGGTGTTGAGCTCCCAGAGTTTGAAATGCCTGATGAAAAAACTGGTATTGATGTATATTTTCAGTCCGTTGTAAATGCTATATCAGAAAAGGAAAACTGGAAAGTACTCAGTGAGATTTCACTTGATTTTTTCAATTTTAAAAAATTCGTTATGTACAAAGACTTGGATCCTGCGGCGTGGCATGGAGATTTATCTCCTGCAAATCATCCTCTTATGGAACAAATTTTTAACCCAAAATCAGATCCAAGGAATCTACAGAGTTTCTCTGAAAACGATGTCGATATAAAACTTTCTGCAAAAGATACTTATCATATTATGGATGCGGATTCTTCTCAAATCGCAGTTATCGAAGATGTGAAAGCTGGAAAGAATCTCGTTGTTGAAGGACCTCCAGGAACTGGAAAATCTCAGACAATCGCTAATATCATTGCAGAATTACTGGTACAGGGAAAAAGTGTACTGTTTATTAGTGAAAAAATGGCAGCCTTACAGGTTGTGAAAACTCGAATTGATAATACAGGCTTAGGTGATTTATGTCTGGAGATTCATAGTAATAAAGCAAAGAAAAAAGAGGTATTGGTTGAGCTTGAACGCACTTTAAACAAGCCTCCAATAAAACCAGTAAATATTGATCAAGAGATTAACAAACTAGAACAATTAAAATCAGAATTAAATGAGTATGCAAAGGCCCTTCATGAACCTATTGGAAGACGTGGTATTTCTTTATATAATTTATATGGTTTAAGAGAAGAAGTTCGACTTTATTTTATTAAAATGAGTAGATCAATGCCAAGAATTGAGTTTCCCAATCCAAATGAATGGAATAATGATCAATGGGATAAGGCAATTTTAACACTTGAAAAGTTGACCTCATTATTACCTTCTATAAAAACAGTATTATTCAATCCTTGGAGAGGTTGCGAACCCGACGACCTTTTGCATTCTGACATTGAAGAATTTAATAAATTAATTAATGAGACTTTGCGATCGATCACTGATATAGAATCTTCAATTAAAAAAATAGTGAATCTTACTGGAGCCGATACTCCTTTGTCAGAATCTCAACTTATCCATTTAATTGATGCTGCTAAAATTGTTGTCTCGATGCCTCAGATAGATGAAGAGGTTCTAAAAAATCCAGAATGGAACTCTACAAATAAAGATGCAGAGGAACTCATAGCAAAATTAGGGAAATATCAAGAGCTAAACTCAATTGTCCAAGAGAAATTTAAAAGTTCTATATTAGAGTTTGATATTTCTTCTTTTAAATCATTGTCCTCAAAGTTTCTAAAATTTTTAAGTCCAAAATATAAAAGGACTAAACGGGAAATCCAAAGTTATTATAATTCAAAGCCTCCTTCTGATGATATTAAAATCTTAGAAGACTTACATTATGTATCTGAATTGAGGTTGACAACTGAGGAGTTTAAAAGCCTACAATCAAAAGGGAAAAAATTCTTTGGAATTTATTGGAATAATGAAAAAACTGACCCTAGATCATTGGAAGATCTCAGTAAAGATATTATTTCATTTAGAAAATGTGTATTAAAAGGCACACTTTCAGAAAATGCCTGTGAGGTTATAAGCAAAGGATCTAATAGAGAAGATTTAAATTTGGCTATTAATAGAATACAACAGATAAATGCTAAATTGGTAGATCAGCAAAATTCATTGTTTAAATTAATCAACCCAAACTTTGAAACCGTATTTGGAAAAAGTTTTGATGACGTTACATTTGAAGACTTAACAAATAAATTAAACTCGTGGAAGTACGAGAAGTCGTCGCTTATCTTATGGAGTCATTTCATCAATCACAAAAAACAATGTTTACATACCGTTGCAGCACCGTTAATCCACTTAATTGAGAACGATGAAATTGTTGCAGAAGATCTTGTGTATGCATTCAAAGGTAACTATGTAGATAGTTTGATGAGAATTATTTTTCGAGAAAAAAAGTTTCTTCCTGAATTTGTTAAAGAACTTCAGGATAATAAAATTAACAAGTTCAAAGAGATTGATAAAAGAGTTATTTACTTAAATCGTCAACGTATTGCATACGAAGCATACTGTCATAGACCTAATTTATCTTCTGGGGCTTCAAAAGATTCTGAAGCTGGCATCCTCTTAAAAGAGTTTACTCGAAAGCGTGGGCACCTACCAATTAGAAAACTCATGACTAAAGCTGGAGGCTTAATCCAGAAAATAAAGCCCTGTTTTATGATGAGTCCTCTCTCAGTTGCTCAGTACCTTGACCCAAGCACAACAAAATTTGATGTAATTATTTTTGATGAAGCCAGTCAAGTTAAACCTGAAGATGCAATTGGAGCTTTATTACGTGGAAATCAGGCTGTTGTAATGGGAGATTCTCGTCAGCTTCCCCCAACAAGCTTCTTTGATCATGTTGCTGATACGTTAGATCTTGATCCGGATGAGGACTCAAATTATAAAGATACGGAAAGTATTCTTAATATGTGTAAGAGGAGTTTTCCCTCAAAATCACTTCTCTGGCACTATCGAAGTAGGCATGAATCTTTAATTGCAGTTTCTAATCATGAATTTTATGATAATCGCCTATACATTTATCCCTCTCCTATGCATGATAGTGAAAATCTTGGATTAAAATTAATACATCTTCCTGAAACCGTATACGACAGAGGTAAAACCGGTACAAATCTTGGAGAGGCGCGTGCAGTTGCAGAATCGGTTCTTGATCATTACAGGCGTTTTCCATCTAAAAGTATTGGCGTGGGGACTTTCAATACCAAACAACAGCAAGCGATAATAGAGCAAATAGATTTGCTCTTACGTCGGAACCCTGAAATAGAACAATTCTTCACAAATGAAAAAGGGGAGAATTTCTTTGTTAAAAACATTGAGACTATTCAGGGAGACGAAAGGGATATCATTTTCATAAGTATAGGTTTTGGGTTTGATTCATACCACAAGTTGTCCCGCAGTTTCGGCGCTCTTAATCAGGAAGGCGGAGAAAGAAGACTTAATGTTTTAATTAGCAGAGCACGTGAAAAGTGTATTGTTTTCTCGAATTTTACAGCAAAAGATCTAAATATTGATGGAAGTGCTTCAGTTGGTTTGAAAGCCCTAAAAACTTTTCTTGAATATGCAGAAACTAAAAATCTCAATCCAATATCTGGACCTGGCGAAGATAGCGATTCACCATTTGAGGATTCCGTGTACGAATTCCTGAGAGACAATGGATATGAAGTTCATAAACAGGTTGGATGTGCTGCCTATAGAATTGATCTTGCAATTGTAGATCAGCGTAATCATGGACGTTATCTCATTGGAATTGAATGTGATGGTGCACAGTATCATTCTTCACCTGTTGCACGCGATCGTGATAGATTGCGCCAACAAAGATTGGAAGAACTTGGATGGAAAATTTACAGGATATGGTCAACAGACTGGTATCGTCATCCAGTAGAAAGTGGGAAAAAGCTATTGGAAGCTATAGAAAACACAAAACTAAGCAAAATGGCTGAAAAAAGTAGTCAAAAAAATAATTCGGTGACTTATCAGGATAAGATCAGGAATAATGAGAAAACCAATGTGATCAATTGTTTTACATCGCAGAATGAAACATTAGGAAAACCTCAAAATGAAATTCAAGAATATAAAATTTGTCCATTGACCGACATTTCAAAAGATTTTTCTGAATTATATGAGTTTCAATTAGAAGAAATAATTACAAAGATTGTCAAGTTTGAGGGACCAATCCATTCAGATGAGCTAATTCAACGCATAAAAGTGCACTTTAGAATTGCACGTGTTGGAAACGTAATAAAAAACAAGATTCAAAGTGCAATTAAATCTGCGGAGAAATCAAAAAAGATATTAGTTAGAGATGATTTTCTTTGGCCAGATTTTGAACCTGATAGTTTATTGAGAAAACGTTGCGGAGACACATCAGTAAAAATTGAGTGGATTTGTGATGAGGAAATAACTCAAGCTGTATTTTTTGTCCTTCATAACCAATATTCTACTGCTCAGGAGGATCTCATAGTACAGACTGCACGATTCCTTGGGATTAAAGTTATACGAAAAAATGCTAAAGATAAAATCAACAATATAATTGAATCCTTAATACAAGATAACCGCCTTACAAAATTACCAAATAATATGATATACTTTAAGGAACTCGTTATTGCTAAGTAA
- a CDS encoding AI-2E family transporter — protein sequence MNTDKTSMDNYPLPARILLYSTAVVILTIGMREISGILVPVFFSIFAFLIFAPLVNWFERRNVPGTISIGLVIAFFIIIATSTVLLVAGSLLQLSEQIPDYQTQFLNFIQSFEPYMPVSYESSFEEILRDIAIFLLGLTAGILTGALNAGTTISLIIITTTFLLLDAAGALRRIQRRAVTQQILILRVIELGKEIVNYILIRTEINLIAGIGTTILLLIGRIDFAILWGFLTFLFGYIPFLGFILAAFPPVLLALFKYGPLGALIILAGVWLINEFVESVVFPSFAGKSLKLSTSIVFLSLLYWSFVLGPPGALIAVPLTMVVKMILESDDNTLWMAEIMESGESKE from the coding sequence ATGAATACAGATAAAACCAGTATGGATAATTACCCATTGCCTGCCAGAATTCTGCTTTATAGCACAGCAGTGGTTATCCTGACAATCGGGATGAGGGAGATTTCAGGTATACTTGTGCCTGTTTTTTTCTCAATTTTTGCCTTTCTGATCTTTGCTCCTCTTGTCAACTGGTTCGAGAGAAGGAATGTGCCTGGCACAATAAGTATAGGTCTGGTGATTGCATTCTTTATAATTATTGCTACGAGCACAGTTCTTCTTGTTGCAGGGTCCCTGCTTCAGCTCAGCGAGCAGATTCCAGACTATCAAACCCAATTTCTGAATTTCATCCAGAGTTTTGAACCCTATATGCCTGTATCCTATGAGTCATCCTTTGAAGAAATTCTGCGTGATATAGCGATATTTTTACTTGGTCTGACTGCAGGAATTCTTACGGGTGCTCTGAATGCTGGCACAACAATATCTCTTATTATTATTACCACAACATTTTTACTTCTGGATGCTGCAGGCGCTCTGAGAAGGATACAAAGGAGAGCTGTAACTCAACAAATCCTGATTTTACGGGTTATCGAACTTGGCAAAGAAATAGTGAATTATATTCTTATCAGGACCGAAATCAATCTTATTGCAGGCATTGGAACTACCATACTTCTCCTTATTGGAAGAATCGATTTTGCAATTCTCTGGGGTTTTCTGACCTTCCTGTTTGGTTATATTCCATTTCTCGGTTTTATTCTGGCAGCTTTTCCTCCTGTACTGCTTGCGCTATTCAAATACGGGCCTCTTGGAGCGCTTATAATCCTCGCTGGAGTCTGGCTTATAAACGAGTTCGTAGAAAGTGTAGTGTTCCCATCATTTGCAGGAAAGAGCCTTAAATTATCCACGTCGATCGTGTTTCTCTCTTTACTGTACTGGTCTTTTGTGCTGGGTCCTCCAGGTGCACTTATAGCCGTACCTCTTACCATGGTTGTTAAAATGATCCTGGAAAGTGACGATAATACACTCTGGATGGCAGAAATAATGGAATCGGGTGAAAGTAAAGAATAA
- a CDS encoding nucleotidyltransferase family protein — protein MPENREAEIYIRKLHEMLPELKEKYHVSYLGIFGSYIRGEQKPGSDLDILVEFTKTPTIFKFVNLENYLSEALGIKVDLVMKDALKPNIGKHILSEVEAV, from the coding sequence ATGCCGGAAAACCGAGAAGCTGAAATCTATATCCGGAAACTCCATGAAATGCTCCCTGAGCTTAAAGAAAAATATCATGTCAGTTACCTTGGGATTTTTGGGTCTTACATAAGAGGAGAACAGAAACCTGGAAGTGATCTGGATATACTTGTTGAGTTCACCAAAACTCCTACAATTTTTAAATTTGTCAACCTTGAAAACTATCTTTCGGAAGCTCTGGGAATCAAAGTAGATCTGGTTATGAAAGACGCTTTAAAGCCGAACATAGGCAAACACATCCTGAGTGAAGTTGAAGCTGTTTGA
- a CDS encoding toxin-antitoxin system TumE family protein — protein sequence MGKVLMTISKIVSALSSSEIVLELKVLKAIVEPPVQVLKARATLKDGYLLEISESVGPDFRRYSYHLQKEDAMIKRWDNSPHWKNLKTFPYHIHKGNEAEPRESPEVFIEDVLREVKKLLSSNP from the coding sequence TTGGGAAAAGTTCTTATGACTATAAGCAAAATTGTTTCTGCTCTTTCATCCAGTGAGATTGTACTTGAATTAAAAGTTCTCAAAGCAATAGTTGAACCTCCTGTCCAGGTTTTAAAAGCAAGAGCAACTCTCAAAGATGGCTACCTATTGGAGATTAGTGAGAGTGTGGGACCCGATTTCAGACGATATTCTTATCACCTGCAAAAAGAGGATGCAATGATAAAACGTTGGGATAATTCTCCACACTGGAAAAATTTAAAAACGTTCCCTTATCATATCCATAAAGGAAATGAAGCAGAACCCAGAGAATCTCCCGAAGTATTTATAGAAGATGTTCTCCGTGAGGTGAAGAAACTACTGAGTTCGAATCCATGA
- a CDS encoding HEAT repeat domain-containing protein — protein MVDQNNIHNQCLSKDPKERIHALEQLENLFSFMPDKQQAWDDLHRLTSDEDIDVRSSAALALGSAFSHVPDKQQAWDYLHRLTSDEDRSVRSSSNYSLARVSIFMASQAETDEDYKRELENAIEFFEIASKEAKYYNPAQFCLLFYRSFYTVIFKKQEAREEVNRYLEEAKSAIKGSESKELLSEAVQNLAEALKEVHNLENLDLKAKKVELYFYRKYCDSVSEIMRYTDEKAPFATEVLRKRLPILDRHLKKLLEEIQEKAKKACQESQGTATKEIACAVNKEVQKWEISSHEEMSWCVNNLVTVLKSKIPHNTENKEILDMIEYMKFEKDLTKQYRTLSTVIGLIPTVNVVAVDPIVENINEIGQNIEAKLDNLSQEMNDISISLSPRIKQEIKISSGIEIAGTGGKLITTIPLQEISYAELKEDLQRIKGKNISKLSELPKRLANKIKGYLLLKDREDIIEQLT, from the coding sequence TTGGTCGACCAGAATAATATCCATAATCAATGCCTAAGCAAGGATCCAAAAGAGCGCATACATGCGTTAGAGCAATTAGAGAATTTATTCTCATTCATGCCAGATAAGCAACAAGCATGGGATGATTTACATAGACTAACTAGTGATGAAGACATTGATGTAAGATCCAGTGCTGCCCTTGCTCTTGGTTCTGCTTTTTCTCATGTGCCAGATAAGCAACAGGCATGGGATTATTTGCATAGACTGACTAGTGATGAAGACAGGTCTGTGAGATCCTCCTCAAATTATTCTCTTGCAAGAGTCTCAATATTCATGGCATCACAGGCAGAAACAGATGAAGATTACAAGAGAGAATTAGAAAATGCAATTGAATTTTTCGAAATTGCATCAAAGGAAGCAAAGTACTATAATCCTGCTCAATTTTGTCTTCTTTTTTATCGCTCATTCTATACAGTAATTTTTAAAAAACAGGAAGCTAGAGAAGAAGTGAACAGATATCTGGAAGAAGCTAAATCTGCAATTAAAGGCTCAGAGAGCAAAGAACTACTCTCTGAAGCTGTTCAAAACCTCGCAGAAGCATTAAAAGAAGTTCACAATCTAGAAAACTTGGATTTAAAGGCAAAAAAAGTAGAGCTTTATTTCTACAGGAAATATTGTGACAGCGTCTCAGAAATAATGAGATATACTGACGAAAAAGCACCGTTTGCAACAGAAGTTCTGAGAAAAAGGCTACCCATTTTGGATAGGCATCTAAAAAAGCTTCTCGAAGAAATACAGGAAAAAGCAAAGAAAGCGTGTCAGGAATCTCAAGGAACTGCTACCAAAGAAATTGCATGTGCTGTCAATAAAGAAGTTCAAAAATGGGAAATAAGTAGCCATGAAGAAATGAGTTGGTGTGTAAATAATCTTGTTACTGTTCTTAAATCAAAAATTCCTCATAATACCGAAAACAAAGAAATTCTTGATATGATTGAGTACATGAAGTTTGAGAAAGACCTTACAAAGCAGTATAGAACTCTATCTACTGTTATTGGGCTAATACCTACAGTCAATGTGGTTGCAGTAGATCCTATTGTTGAAAATATTAACGAAATAGGTCAAAACATAGAGGCTAAATTAGATAATCTTTCTCAAGAAATGAACGATATAAGTATTAGCTTAAGTCCTAGAATAAAACAAGAAATTAAGATTTCTTCAGGAATTGAAATTGCAGGAACAGGCGGAAAGCTTATAACAACAATTCCTTTACAGGAAATTTCTTACGCTGAACTTAAAGAAGACTTACAGAGAATAAAAGGAAAAAATATTAGCAAATTATCCGAGCTTCCAAAAAGATTAGCTAACAAAATTAAAGGTTATTTACTACTCAAAGACAGGGAAGACATTATTGAGCAGTTAACCTGA
- a CDS encoding aminoacyl-histidine dipeptidase has protein sequence MHPKTKQVLEVFEEINKIPRRSKNEAQISLWLQEWGRSRGFEVKADSLNNVLIKIPATSGYENSPTIILQGHMDMVCEKSRDCRHDFSKDPIRCVCDGDWLRGDGTSIGADNGIALAIGLVLAEAGKKGEIGHPPLELLFTVDEETGLTGAKGLEASFFEGKVLLNLDSEDEGVFVIGCAGGQNSLITLPVEWELLDFKEESSFGLFRLSVEGLEGGHSGVEIDKQRANGIQLLSLALSGLRDRLGAGNLKLILINGGSVHNAIPSTAEAFIALRRDKLEQAGEAVSALKKTFQAEYAKTDPGLILSLEKIGREIIFEVAGDKRPEEEAPNIRILSAGTEEKLIQLLLGLPHGVYRMSENIPGLVETSNNLATVRTTENEIMIVSSQRSSSNLRLAEITGKVEAVAKLAGAWIEHEPGYPAWEPDLESELLMKCRQVYSRVFGKEPEVKVIHAGLECGIIGSVHEGMEMISFGPTIKDPHCPSERIFIPSIEKVWIFLENLLSSYRC, from the coding sequence ATGCACCCGAAAACTAAACAGGTACTTGAAGTCTTTGAAGAAATCAATAAAATCCCGAGGCGCTCAAAAAACGAAGCACAGATTTCCCTCTGGCTGCAGGAATGGGGCAGGTCAAGAGGCTTTGAGGTAAAAGCCGATTCTTTAAACAATGTACTTATCAAAATTCCTGCAACGTCAGGATATGAGAACTCTCCCACAATCATCCTGCAGGGGCATATGGATATGGTCTGCGAGAAATCCAGGGATTGCAGGCACGACTTTTCAAAAGACCCTATCAGATGCGTTTGTGACGGGGACTGGCTGCGGGGAGACGGGACTTCCATAGGTGCAGATAATGGGATTGCGCTTGCTATCGGGCTGGTGCTGGCAGAGGCAGGGAAGAAAGGAGAAATTGGACATCCGCCACTTGAACTGCTTTTTACGGTAGACGAGGAGACAGGGTTGACAGGAGCGAAAGGGCTTGAGGCTTCTTTCTTTGAAGGAAAGGTGCTTCTGAACCTTGACTCCGAGGATGAAGGCGTTTTCGTAATCGGGTGTGCAGGCGGACAGAATTCATTGATTACACTCCCTGTAGAGTGGGAACTCCTTGACTTTAAAGAGGAAAGTTCATTCGGGCTTTTCAGGCTCTCGGTTGAAGGGCTGGAAGGCGGGCATTCTGGGGTTGAGATCGATAAGCAGCGTGCAAATGGTATACAATTACTCTCCCTGGCACTATCAGGGCTCAGGGACAGGCTGGGAGCGGGAAATTTAAAGCTTATTCTGATAAACGGCGGCAGTGTCCATAACGCAATCCCCAGCACTGCCGAAGCCTTTATCGCACTCCGCAGGGATAAGCTCGAACAGGCAGGAGAAGCTGTTTCAGCTCTGAAAAAGACATTCCAGGCTGAATATGCAAAGACCGATCCAGGACTTATCCTGAGCCTTGAAAAAATTGGCAGGGAAATAATTTTTGAAGTTGCAGGGGATAAGAGACCTGAAGAGGAAGCACCCAACATCCGGATTCTGTCAGCAGGTACCGAAGAAAAGCTGATACAGCTGCTCCTGGGATTGCCGCATGGGGTTTACAGGATGTCGGAGAATATCCCGGGGCTTGTCGAAACCTCAAACAACCTCGCAACGGTACGGACAACTGAAAATGAGATAATGATAGTATCAAGCCAGCGCAGTTCCAGTAATCTCAGGCTGGCTGAAATTACCGGAAAGGTGGAAGCTGTGGCAAAGCTCGCAGGCGCCTGGATTGAACATGAGCCCGGATATCCCGCCTGGGAGCCCGATCTTGAATCCGAACTGCTTATGAAGTGCAGGCAGGTTTATAGCAGAGTTTTTGGAAAAGAACCTGAAGTTAAAGTGATTCATGCAGGGCTTGAGTGTGGAATAATTGGTTCGGTACACGAAGGGATGGAAATGATTTCTTTCGGACCGACGATTAAAGACCCTCATTGCCCTTCAGAAAGAATCTTCATCCCTTCTATCGAAAAAGTCTGGATTTTCCTGGAGAACCTTCTAAGTAGTTACCGTTGTTAA